In Lactuca sativa cultivar Salinas chromosome 5, Lsat_Salinas_v11, whole genome shotgun sequence, the DNA window CCCTAAGTAAAAGGTATGAAATTTGTTCTTTGATTTACCAAAATGTAAGCACAATATTAAGTTATAATATTTACTAGCTGAAAGCTCTAGAAATTTACATGATACAAAAATACTATGTTTTATCAGGACCGTGCTAATTAAATAGACCAAAAAATAttgcaaagaaaaaaaaaggtaaaaatatGTAATAGTCAAAGAGTCAAAAGGGGTAATTGTCCATAAATCTAAAAGAATAGGGGATATAAGTGCaataaaggaaaaaagaaaaaagaagtttGATGGGGTTGTTTTCAACTGCTAGTGTTCTAGGGGTCAGGATGATGCCAAATAAGCCCCACAACACGACCGGAGTGCACCTCTTGGTCTAACCGCCTTCTTGATTATCTTTCGAAGACAATATTTAATAAGAGGGAAAATTCATTTATATATACTATTTGTAATTTATCACATGTGTCAAAGGTTCCATAGTAGTGATGGGGTTTTAAACTAGAACCGGAACCGTTAAAACCAAAATATTTAGAACATGTCTGTGTTCCGGTTTTAAAGAATGATTTTTTCCGGGTTCGGGGAATTCGGATTTCTGGTCCTTCGTGTCCGGGTAAATTGGGTTTAAGAGCCGGAACCTGTGTTAAGAACACCTGGTTTTAGTGTCGAAACCGGTTTCTAAAAAACatcatatctcattcgtttgaagTTAGATTTACATGAGGTTTTTTCCATAATGTAGTTGATAGCTTTACATAATTTtatactataattttgtcattttatgtTTCATATTCATTGACTCACGGTCCACTAAATTCgcgatatcaaagctgaaaattttctgtttttcaggtttttttttttttttttttttttgtattctctgaaagtttttaaaaaatgcatatttaattagtttgaagtCGGGCTAGCATACCGTTTTTCCGAACATGTAGTTAAGAGtttatacatgattttagactataatttttttatttttggtttcatattcattgaCTTAGAGTCCAcgaagtcgagatatcaaagctaaaaaaaaaaaaaaaaactgtttttcagctttttttgtattctgtgaaattttaaaacatgcatatctaatttgtTTGAAGTCGGATTATCATAAGGCTTTTTCCAACACGTAGTTTAGAGTTTGttcatgattttagactataatttgttGTTCatcattttagactataattttgtcatttttttgttttaatattcaATGACTTACAGTCCCCCGAAGTcaggatatcaaagctgaaatttTTCAatgttcaacccactaagtaattaccaaaaaaattcTGGTTTTCCCGGGTTTTCTGGTTCTAGACTAACTTTACCCGTTTTCACCCAacccactttgatatttttgggttttccggttctagacccactttacccggaactgAACcgaaaccggttcctatatatcgGTCTAgttttcgatcctacaaaacctGTTAACCGGTTCCccggttttccgggtccgggtctaTCCGGACCgtgtttggacccactttcatcacTAATCCATATGCTCAAATCGCTTGTTATTACAATCGTTGTTTCATCCTCCACTTTTTCATCGTCTTTTGTATGTTGGCCTAAGGATCTGAGCTAGCAACGATAATCAATTCATCCAAATTCGCCCCATAAATTCTCTAGTCTTTTGCTTGCATATATGTACAAAAGATTCGTCAATCACATCCTTTCACTAGTCAAAAGGGGGAACAAGGTGGGATGGAAAGAGACTCACTTTTGAACCCTCATCTGAACAAAAGAAGGGAATACCTCTCTCGTTCTCGTCACCGAAAATATTTGGTGAAAGTTTCTCTTGCTTAATACAAATCTCGTTTGTTATGAAAGATATAACACGACATAGAAGAATACATTATACTACATTTGGCATATATTAGACTACTACTAGTGTAGAACCATTATAAATAGGacaaaattgcattttttttttgtgCCACAACTCGTACTTGATATCCATCTGTGCGAAATATGCGAATGTTCTCTTCGTCTACATCACTAGAAATAGGCTGAAAAGTTTGTCTTGTTATGTTCAACCTTGTTtctcttttttcattttttttccaagTGCCTTGTTTCCTTTTTCCATCTTTTTTCCAAGTGATATATAACAACACTCATATATAGCTTACTAAACgttgtttctatttttttttccatATATTGTCTAGATAAAGTTTTTCCATATAATTAATGGTTAaaaatatttgaatattatgttacAACTTAAACGATTAAGCAAATTTGTGAATCAAAATCTTTATAGCCAACATCAAAAAGACAAAGGCCATCAGGGGGTGCTGGTGGGGCCGTGGCACGTCGACACGTGGCATCCATCAATTTTATCAGCGCATCATCTTCAGCTCCAGCCGCCGCTTCTCTTATTGATGTTGCCACAAGCACACGAACCATCTattaaacaattaaaaaataaaaaaaattagtctCACTTTATTAATTTAATTCCTTCTTTCTCTATTACAAAGAgctaatatatttatttaattatcgtTTTGAGAATGAAATTCCTTATTTGAGTAAAATAAGTCAACCCTTTAAGTATTGAATAAATTAGAGATGTGTACCTTGCGTAAAAAACGATTAGCAACCAATTCGATGCACATTGCCTTTGTATATTCTCCTTTCTTTCATGAAAAACAGAAAACAGTAAAAATCTAGTATTGACAACTTGAGTCCCTCTAGTTATAGGATTCATCCAAAAACACTCCCTccatataaaacatgaaaatttgaGTACCTTTGCATCAATGGTTAAAGTTACTTGTGTGGCCCGCGCATGGAACACAAAACACTCAGTTGGAGGACCACTGTAACAagaaatagcatcatactttcatctctttctatttaaaaaaaaaaaaaaaaaaaaagcattctACTTTCAATATTTTTTCTAATCAAGACATCATACTTAAAAAATCGGGTTTATGCAGAAAAGTCTCATTATGTTGGGAAATTTTTTTATAaagtcctaatttttttttttttgataataaaagtCGAGATTATTTAATTTTACATGATAATTTGTCATTTCTTGTTAATAAAAATAAGGACTTTTTCGTTAATTTgggcaaaatattaaataatcgggacttttctgttcaaaaaaaaaaaaaaatttaggacGTTATCAAAAAAGTTCCCAAAATAATGGGACTTTTCTATATAAAACCCTAAGAAATCTAACCAATTATAACATTGCATCTTCAATTGTTTCTTATTATgatattatattttgaaaaatgtAACCAATTACACCATTGAAAATTGGATAACATTGCTATAACTGGATAGATTTTTTATAGGGTTTTATGcagaaaagtctcattattttgggaaaacttttgataaagtcctaaattttttttctaaacataaaaatcccgattctttaacattttgcccaaattaacgaaaaagtccttttttttaatttaacggGAAATGACAGATTGTGTGATTTTCCTAAAATAATGAGACGTTtctgttaaaaaaaacaaaaacatttaggactttatcaaaaaaaattccAGAAAATTATGGGACTTTTctgcataaaacccattttttataataaacaaattaatgaaagtacattgctatttcttacatTTAATGCATAAAACAAAGCTTACGTGTTTCTTGAGGGTTTTGTATCACGTGCAAACATCTTGTAAGATAATAATTTCCCTTCTAATTGTTGAAGAAGCTTGTTGACCTTACTAACTTTAAACCTTGTTGGTTTTTGTATATTTTCCTCATCATCTTTTTCattttcatcatcaaatgaagattttttaaaacttttttcaccaataatgttgttttcTTGGTTATTAGAATCTTCTTCATCAGTTTCCCCATCATTCAAAGGAAAGATATATAAATATCGCCTCCATTTTGCAGAGAAATTAGGATGGAATGTTCGTGGGACCTGTAATGATTAATATTTTGGTGTTATAAGATGGGTTAAatgtaagaaatagcaatgtacttttgttagtttatttatttatagcaTGTTACTTTTTATTTCTACCTATTATTTACAACattttagttttgaaaattttatataattatagcAAGTGTGTCAAAATTACTGTTATAACTTATTTATTATAGCatcataataaattaaaaaaataaaaaataaaaaactcatttattttgtttttccgggttaaacctcaactttattttttgcctgaaaaagactttgtatttttttcattttttccgatCTGACCCTTTTAGtcgtttttttccaaaaaaaaaatttgtaaaatgtGAGGGTTTATTTGGAATCAATTAGAAGGTTGAGAGTTTTTTTCGGGAAAAAAATACGAAGTTGAGGGTTCtttcggaaaaaatgaaaaacacaagGTCTTTTCAGGCAAAAAATAAAGTTGAGGCTTAATCcgtaaaaaaacacaaaatataaggtcttttatgaaATTAACCCTTTTCGGTTTGGCCCTTTTAGCAGTTTTTTTCTGAAAAAACTAATCAAATGTGGAGGGTTTTTTCGCAAAAAAAAAGTTGCAGGTTTTTTCAGAAAAAATTAAAAGGTGAGGGCTtcttagaaaaataataaaaagttcAGGGTTTTTTagataaaaagagaaaaaaaaaactacaaggTGTTTTTCAGAAAGGAATTGAAAGTAATGGCATCTTTTAAAATAATACCTTAGAAACAGATATGACCCTAAGCTTTCCTGGTGTTATGCTGTTAATGGCATCTTCAATATCTTGAGGCTTAATATCCTCTCTCCACGTATCTAAACAATTAAGCAATTGAAGATAATTAACTATTAAAAGCTACACAGATGGTTAAATTTACTATCTTGTCCCTGCTTTGTATTTCATTTTTTtgtgtattatagcatcctaAAGAATTCTACTTTCAATCTTGTTTCTTATTAAACCACTGTACTTTGATAAACAACTCAATGAAAATACATGGTTAAAGATCTTTGTTCAATTTCATATAGAATTTTTTGAAGAAACTTgttttgaaaatataaatttcaaatctgAAAATGGTAAACATAATATTTTAGAGTTATGACATACAGAAAGAGCAGACTTGTTGAAAACCAGTCACCCCTTTATCAGTTCTTCCAGCAACTACAACATTGGCTTCAAGAGGAAGACCTTTATCCCTCAATAATGCAGCTTTC includes these proteins:
- the LOC111891533 gene encoding uncharacterized protein LOC111891533, with amino-acid sequence MILSYQRPRALALELRSQITRRTFVSSMETNANFKIPQTKDYSHYNHTDSCKSSRWTSRESYVFMYGRPWQNVINFYSDVVNGRITLLQLFGAKTHHIPDDNSLDPSDESEYVITPSQKRAGRWARMNYKIVVSYHGGSFDGWQKQPELNTVQEVIEKSLGKFVDERKAALLRDKGLPLEANVVVAGRTDKGVTGFQQVCSFYTWREDIKPQDIEDAINSITPGKLRVISVSKVPRTFHPNFSAKWRRYLYIFPLNDGETDEEDSNNQENNIIGEKSFKKSSFDDENEKDDEENIQKPTRFKVSKVNKLLQQLEGKLLSYKMFARDTKPSRNTGPPTECFVFHARATQVTLTIDAKKGEYTKAMCIELVANRFLRKMVRVLVATSIREAAAGAEDDALIKLMDATCRRATAPPAPPDGLCLFDVGYKDFDSQICLIV